One stretch of Tenacibaculum sp. MAR_2010_89 DNA includes these proteins:
- the rplM gene encoding 50S ribosomal protein L13: MNTLSYKTVSANKNTVNKEWVLVDADGQTLGRLASKVAKLIRGKYKTNYTPHVDCGDNVVIINAEKINLTGKKWTDKSYIRHTGYPGGQRSLTATEMFEKDPTRLIEKAVKGMLPKNKLGSALFRNLYVYAGTEHGQNAQNPKATNLNDLI; the protein is encoded by the coding sequence ATGAACACATTAAGTTACAAAACAGTATCAGCTAACAAAAACACTGTTAACAAAGAGTGGGTTTTGGTTGATGCGGACGGGCAAACGTTGGGTCGTCTAGCTTCTAAAGTAGCAAAACTAATTAGAGGTAAATACAAAACTAACTATACTCCTCACGTAGATTGTGGAGATAACGTAGTTATTATCAACGCAGAAAAAATTAACTTAACTGGTAAAAAGTGGACTGATAAATCTTATATCCGTCACACAGGTTATCCAGGAGGGCAAAGATCACTTACTGCTACAGAAATGTTCGAAAAAGATCCTACAAGACTTATCGAAAAAGCAGTAAAAGGAATGTTACCTAAAAACAAATTAGGTAGTGCATTATTCAGAAATTTATATGTATATGCAGGTACTGAGCACGGACAAAATGCTCAAAACCCTAAAGCTACTAACCTTAACGATCTTATATAA
- a CDS encoding OmpA family protein produces the protein MKKAFLLFVLTILIASCASTKEMEALKAKHEKTQEELLAVKTNLTKCLVEKERFQEKSSILQTTVNDLRKDKSETLKQVGNLTVLTQGANDNIKETLAQLSKKDKYINRIRAAASKKDSLNLVVAFHLKKELQQGIDDEDIEVNVEKTVVFISISDKLLFKSGSYTITDKASKVLEKVATVVNAQPKMDVMIEGHTDDTPIKGSSVLKDNWDLSVRRSTAIVRQLQNKYNVAPSRLIAAGRSSYAPLTTNDSAANKSKNRRTKIIILPRLNQFFELLEQKAE, from the coding sequence ATGAAAAAAGCATTTCTATTATTTGTACTAACCATATTAATAGCTTCTTGTGCTTCTACTAAAGAAATGGAAGCTTTAAAAGCTAAACATGAAAAAACACAAGAAGAATTACTTGCTGTAAAAACAAATTTAACAAAGTGTTTGGTTGAAAAAGAACGTTTTCAAGAAAAATCAAGTATCCTACAAACCACTGTTAATGACTTACGTAAAGACAAAAGTGAAACTCTAAAACAAGTAGGAAATTTAACTGTTTTAACTCAAGGAGCAAATGATAACATTAAAGAAACTCTTGCTCAATTAAGCAAAAAAGACAAATACATTAATAGAATTAGAGCAGCTGCCTCTAAAAAAGATTCATTAAACTTAGTTGTTGCTTTCCATTTAAAGAAAGAATTACAGCAAGGAATTGATGATGAAGATATTGAAGTGAATGTTGAAAAAACAGTAGTTTTTATTTCAATTTCTGATAAGCTTTTATTTAAAAGCGGTAGCTATACTATAACAGATAAAGCTTCTAAAGTATTAGAAAAAGTAGCAACAGTTGTTAATGCACAGCCTAAAATGGATGTAATGATAGAAGGTCATACTGATGATACTCCTATAAAAGGTTCTTCAGTTTTAAAAGATAACTGGGATTTAAGTGTTAGACGTTCAACTGCAATTGTACGCCAATTACAAAACAAATACAACGTAGCTCCTAGTAGATTAATTGCTGCAGGTAGAAGTAGTTACGCTCCTTTAACCACTAATGATTCAGCTGCAAACAAATCAAAAAACAGAAGAACAAAAATTATTATTCTTCCTCGTTTAAACCAATTCTTCGAATTGTTAGAGCAAAAAGCTGAATAA
- a CDS encoding LTA synthase family protein: MAIGIFYDIGVLSYVLLLYTIYLLIIPKKFHGSKLDKLITKFTYGLLLFVFIFSFLAEVPFWQEYQRRYNFIAVDYLLYTYEVVENIHQSFPIPLLVGVIVLILIISIRFAKKRNAYKLTFESDDSFNKKIIPAFFAVLIFSLFHFKVKNTNAEIFDNINESELAKSGLFSFFAAYKSNELNYKEFYDTISKKEVYGILRKNIKASNDSLINYEGIKRHTINLGEEKKPNIIFIGLESLNARFMTTFGNDKVWTPTLDSLVGESIFFNNLYATGTRTIRGIEAISLSIPPTPGRSIVKRENNENLFTIGEVFKQKGYSRSFIYGGDGHFDNMTDYFSYNGFDIVDRRKLHRLKKNLPTKRTRIKDEETTFENAWAICDGDLFNKVIKVADKQHKEQQPFFNFVMTSSNHKPHTYPENIIDLPPGVDIRGSMKYLDESLRRFLAEAKTKPWFKNTIFVIMSDHCAFSAGRTEINVENHHIPAFIFNMKENKPTVINKLSSQIDIFPTLFGYLNWSYTSNLYGKDINKMNPEDERALIGNHRKVGLLKPGKLLLLETQRGHVFYDWNKLKNEITPIKTDSTFLKETISYYQAAYEMFKNEKLKLN; this comes from the coding sequence TTGGCTATAGGAATATTTTATGATATTGGTGTACTATCATATGTATTACTACTTTACACTATATATCTATTAATAATACCTAAGAAGTTCCATGGAAGTAAACTTGATAAACTCATAACAAAATTCACCTACGGATTATTATTATTTGTTTTTATATTTTCTTTTTTAGCCGAAGTTCCTTTTTGGCAAGAATATCAAAGAAGATATAACTTTATTGCTGTCGATTATTTATTATACACCTATGAAGTAGTTGAAAACATACATCAATCATTTCCTATTCCTTTGTTAGTAGGAGTTATTGTTTTAATATTAATAATCAGCATAAGATTTGCTAAAAAAAGAAATGCATATAAACTTACATTTGAAAGTGATGATTCTTTTAATAAAAAAATAATCCCTGCATTTTTCGCTGTTCTAATTTTTTCATTATTCCATTTTAAAGTTAAAAACACCAATGCAGAAATTTTTGACAATATCAATGAAAGTGAATTAGCAAAGTCTGGTCTATTTTCTTTCTTTGCTGCTTACAAAAGTAATGAGCTTAATTATAAAGAATTTTACGACACTATTTCAAAAAAAGAAGTATACGGCATATTAAGAAAAAACATAAAAGCCTCAAATGATAGTCTTATAAATTATGAAGGCATTAAAAGACATACAATTAATTTAGGAGAAGAAAAAAAACCAAATATAATATTTATTGGTTTAGAAAGCTTGAACGCTAGATTCATGACCACTTTTGGTAACGATAAAGTATGGACACCAACATTAGATTCTTTAGTTGGAGAATCAATATTTTTCAACAACTTATATGCTACAGGAACTCGAACTATAAGAGGTATAGAAGCTATTAGTTTATCAATTCCACCTACACCAGGAAGAAGTATTGTAAAACGTGAAAACAACGAAAACCTTTTTACCATAGGGGAAGTATTTAAACAAAAAGGATACTCTCGATCATTTATCTATGGGGGTGATGGCCATTTTGATAATATGACCGATTATTTTAGTTATAATGGATTTGATATTGTTGACAGAAGAAAATTACATCGTTTAAAAAAGAATTTACCTACAAAAAGAACAAGAATTAAAGATGAAGAAACAACTTTTGAAAATGCTTGGGCTATTTGTGACGGTGACCTTTTTAATAAGGTTATAAAGGTAGCTGATAAACAACACAAAGAGCAACAACCTTTTTTCAATTTTGTAATGACAAGCTCTAATCACAAACCACATACATACCCTGAGAATATTATAGATTTGCCTCCTGGTGTAGATATAAGAGGGTCTATGAAATACTTAGATGAAAGTTTGAGACGATTTTTAGCAGAAGCAAAAACAAAACCATGGTTTAAAAACACAATTTTTGTTATCATGTCAGATCATTGTGCTTTTAGTGCTGGTAGAACAGAAATAAATGTAGAAAATCATCACATACCAGCTTTTATTTTCAACATGAAAGAAAATAAGCCAACTGTAATAAATAAGCTTTCATCACAAATAGACATCTTTCCAACCCTATTCGGATATTTAAACTGGAGCTATACTTCAAATCTTTATGGAAAAGATATTAATAAAATGAACCCAGAAGATGAAAGAGCACTAATAGGCAACCATAGAAAAGTAGGATTATTAAAACCTGGTAAATTATTATTACTTGAAACTCAAAGAGGTCATGTTTTTTACGACTGGAATAAATTGAAAAATGAAATTACACCTATTAAAACTGACTCTACATTTTTAAAAGAAACAATTTCATACTATCAAGCTGCTTATGAAATGTTTAAAAATGAAAAACTCAAATTAAACTAA